From one Dermacentor variabilis isolate Ectoservices chromosome 3, ASM5094787v1, whole genome shotgun sequence genomic stretch:
- the LOC142574697 gene encoding uncharacterized protein LOC142574697 yields MNPEPSLQSSATEEFRTPRGESNRISQTKDGGDGRRYIASLLFVCLIGVVAGVLTAGLVSVLTVLLNSPVSFTSAVINESAANPPACTTKDCSVLAQWLRVKLDHNVDPCHDFYEFVCDDYKGEHIISKASDKGRTLNSSCYRMMAATWRLIKRKEKNISQISEYSAPRK; encoded by the exons GAGTTCCGAACTCCACGGGGAGAATCTAACAGGATATCACAAACGAAAGACGGTGGCGATGGCAGACGCTACATAGCCTCGCTGTTGTTCGTGTGCCTTATAGGAGTGGTGGCGGGAGTACTGACAGCTGGATTGGTGTCGGTGCTGACGGTGCTACTTAACTCACCTGTGTCATTCACCTCCGCAGTAATAAACGAA AGTGCAGCCAACCCTCCTGCGTGCACTACGAAGGACTGCAGCGTCCTGGCGCAGTGGCTGAGGGTGAAACTGGACCACAACGTCGACCCTTGCCATGATTTCTACGAATTCGTGTGTGATGATTACAAGGGCGAGCATATTATATCAAAGGCAAGTGATAAAGGGCGCACGCTCAACAGTAGCTGCTACAGGATGATGGCTGCAACGTGGCGCTTAATAAAGCGGAAAGAGAAAAACATATCACAGATAAGTGAATACTCTGCACCTCGAAAATAA